From Candidatus Methylacidithermus pantelleriae, the proteins below share one genomic window:
- a CDS encoding SDH family Clp fold serine proteinase, giving the protein MNVGDLFWLFLIFGALQPAISQKLLEAARQRLIAALEAKRQSRVILLVHRQETMSWFGFPVMRYIDLEDSEEIIRAIHLTGPSIPLDLVLHTPGGLALAAAQIARAIRSRKSPVTVFVPHYAMSGGTLIALAADQIVMCEHSVLGPVDPQLGEWPAASVLKVLERKPASEIEDRTWILADQASKAISQVKELVREILHSHYPEDTVKEIADRLTEGYWTHDYPITYQKAKELGLRVSNEMPNEVLQLMALYPQPVRRHSGVEYLPFPYEKPAGRSAHSPGSIETA; this is encoded by the coding sequence ATGAACGTTGGGGATCTTTTTTGGCTTTTTCTTATCTTTGGCGCCTTGCAACCGGCGATCAGCCAGAAGCTGTTGGAAGCCGCCAGGCAGCGGTTGATCGCAGCGCTAGAAGCCAAGCGCCAAAGCCGTGTGATTCTCTTGGTTCACCGGCAAGAGACGATGAGCTGGTTTGGTTTTCCTGTGATGCGGTACATTGATCTGGAGGATTCTGAGGAGATCATCCGGGCGATCCATCTCACCGGTCCATCCATCCCTCTGGACCTTGTCCTTCACACGCCTGGAGGTCTTGCATTGGCCGCAGCTCAGATTGCTCGAGCGATTCGAAGTCGAAAATCACCGGTCACAGTATTTGTTCCACACTACGCGATGTCGGGGGGAACGTTGATTGCTTTGGCTGCCGACCAGATCGTCATGTGCGAGCATTCCGTATTGGGTCCTGTGGATCCCCAGCTTGGGGAATGGCCAGCGGCCTCCGTGCTTAAGGTTTTGGAGCGAAAGCCTGCTTCCGAGATAGAAGATCGGACTTGGATTTTGGCAGATCAAGCTTCCAAAGCGATTTCCCAAGTAAAAGAACTCGTGCGAGAGATCCTACATTCTCACTATCCGGAAGACACGGTTAAAGAAATTGCGGATCGGCTCACCGAGGGATATTGGACGCACGACTATCCTATTACCTACCAAAAAGCAAAGGAACTCGGGTTGCGTGTCAGTAACGAAATGCCCAACGAAGTTTTACAACTCATGGCGTTGTATCCCCAACCAGTGAGGCGACACAGCGGTGTCGAATATCTCCCGTTCCCTTATGAAAAACCGGCAGGTAGGTCCGCCCATTCTCCCGGTTCCATCGAAACTGCCTAG
- a CDS encoding rhomboid family intramembrane serine protease, giving the protein MFPVADTAPAPTGALATRLLILANALVFLLELALPEEVREEFFYLFGIVPARFTHPRWAEWVGFPVDTYWPFLTYMFLHGGWIHILGNMWTLWIFGDNVEARLGSLRFVFFYLFCGLCAALVHMETNPDSTLPTVGASGAIAGVMGAYFVWFPRARIILLVPIFFFPFFFEVPAFFYLGFWALSQWFSGSLALASPTEVGGIAWWAHVGGFIAGATACWVFRIGKPKTRPLQPDEMAHLWAWHSRR; this is encoded by the coding sequence ATGTTCCCCGTGGCGGACACTGCCCCTGCTCCGACGGGGGCTTTAGCTACTCGACTTTTGATTTTGGCCAATGCGCTCGTTTTTCTTTTGGAACTAGCTCTGCCGGAAGAAGTGCGAGAAGAGTTTTTCTATCTCTTTGGAATTGTCCCTGCCCGTTTCACTCACCCCCGGTGGGCAGAGTGGGTGGGGTTTCCGGTGGATACCTATTGGCCTTTTCTTACCTACATGTTCCTCCATGGGGGGTGGATCCATATCCTAGGGAATATGTGGACCCTGTGGATCTTTGGGGATAATGTGGAAGCGCGGCTCGGTTCCCTCCGGTTTGTTTTTTTTTATTTGTTTTGTGGACTCTGTGCGGCGCTTGTGCACATGGAGACCAATCCCGATTCAACCCTTCCGACGGTCGGGGCCTCGGGAGCGATCGCCGGAGTCATGGGGGCGTACTTTGTCTGGTTCCCACGTGCTCGTATTATTCTCCTGGTCCCGATTTTCTTTTTTCCCTTCTTCTTTGAAGTCCCGGCTTTCTTCTACCTGGGGTTTTGGGCCCTTTCCCAGTGGTTCAGCGGGAGTTTAGCGCTTGCGAGTCCTACGGAGGTCGGGGGAATTGCATGGTGGGCTCATGTAGGGGGCTTTATAGCTGGCGCTACTGCCTGCTGGGTATTCCGCATTGGGAAACCAAAGACAAGACCCTTGCAGCCTGATGAGATGGCCCATTTATGGGCTTGGCATAGCCGACGTTAG